The following nucleotide sequence is from Salvia splendens isolate huo1 chromosome 2, SspV2, whole genome shotgun sequence.
TAGTTGTAACTAATGGAATTCAAATCTCATGAAGATAGAAGCTAAAACTTCTCCACAGAGAAGACGGAATTTATCCAACCTTGGCATTGCAAACGGTCGGAAAGTCCCTCCCCAGCAGCAGGTCCTTGGATAAGAGGAACAGGCTTTGGCTTCTCCTTAGGCACATCCTGAAAATCCCTTTGTTGATGGAGCTCCTTGACTGAAAGAAGAGCATCCTTATTTGATATTTCCATTTCATACGCATAAAAACAGAATGAAATCATAAAGGAACAGTGAAATGGTCTAATCTACCTGATAGCAAGCGGGTGATTAAAATAACCACCAGAAGAAGTAAAAGCAACCGATTCCATCCAACACATATTCTCTTTCCCAGCAGCATACTGGACTGGACTGGACTCCCTCAGATAGCTTAATATCTACTCTCAGCTGAAATGACAATACCAACTAAAATTATAAGGTATGATGCAGTTTCCGTTGTTGTATGCACAAATTAGAAAACGACATTACCCCCAAACAGACATCCCCTGTAAAAAAACGATATACGTAATATACTCCAATTTAACCCAAAATGTTAGGGTTTGAACATCGATTCGTTCCATGCTTGCAACTTAGCAAAACACACATGCAATTCTACTCATGTAATAAAAATTGAAGGACAATTTGGTTCATTCTATCGCAAAACTTGTCCATGAAAGCATTTCAAGATGAGATCAACTTGAGTTAGTTACCAACTTTTAGCAGAAGCACAGGATCCACGAAATCAAATTCCAGTCACGTTTATCTGATTCTAGAGTTCAAGCATCACTCAGCCTATCATAATAAGAGCAGTATGAAGGACTTCCTCACGGGCTAGCAGTACgaaggacttcccaaaaacaccttctttcacgccactaggacttcccacccCACTGACAAGCACTAGGATATACCCGCGGACatgtataataataaaaattcacaaattcgcGAATATGCAAttatggaattaaaatttcgacccAAATACGGGCAGAGAAAGtgtaataataattttattaaataatttttttttaaaataatacaatgcaacaaaaaaaccaacaatttaaacaaagtttagtatgccttgaatctttATAGTTTGCCGCTAGTCGAACGGAGGTCTCGCTGGTCGCAATAGTGGATGAGCGCGACGGACAAGCGGCTGGCTAGTcgctcgtccactattgtggatgctctaagatatCCCGTGTAAATAGGGTCGGcctactatttatttttgtacGTCAAAATAATTTACTGTATTCTTTTCATTACTTGCagtaatatattttaaattaacgCTTACTATGTTTTAGCCTACTCTGGATAGAAGGTAGAAAGGTTCTGTTATATTTATAACATCATAATCTaaaatcaagaccaaatcttcacctttaaattttaaaataagtgGATGAAattaaatcttacgaatttcaataaatagtagacaaaatatcaacaaatgagTAAGATCGTCATTTTGCTATCATATCATAAATTtcgtgtttttttatatcaacgtaatgtattacaaatatcaacataataacatgagtatttcaacataagtacacgaaaatatcaacacaattttattgagattttacctGCATTATATTCAAATCTtgcatgcattatattgagattttacctgcattatattcaaattttttgatatacttgttgataaaaaaatgtgtttatcaacatatacgaaaattgaaataaaaatcatcaaattttataatccgaacgtcgtcggaacatatgcaattgagatctcgctaaaatccttataaaattaactttaatttgatatattttttgtgaaaaaataatttaaatggaGAGAGGtatgtaaatttaaagttttaggttaattttaataagagagaattgatattaaccccctttaattttatttaataattatttaaattttaaatataattcactTCACATTATATCAacaattaaatctcataatctaatggttaaaaattgatcttaattttgaattcctaattagttagcaattgatcacgtCCCCCGATATTAGagtattaaataataatgggTTTGTTTAGTGACATATTTGGTgaaaatataggaaaatgaaACTGAATATGTGAATACGAAGATCTATGATCTATCCATATTTGATCAATTTAATCATAAATGGGTAAATTTAATGATTTTACTAGAGTTAGAATTAGCTTATGTGGCTGCCGCACACCGATAGACATTTGAGACCATTCAACCAACACcttttgaaaatttatttggaaatagaaaattgtttgtttattgaatttattttccAGAAAAATTGATGTGGAATTTACCTATTTGGCTGTTTTAATTGATTATGCTATATACATATAATTTCTCCACTCCCAGGGCACAATGCAAAATATATAAACGTCAAGGACTGAATTGCAAATCTGCTTTGGACACATATATAAACCCTTTCACTTCCGATTTTACCTTCGTTTCTCTAGGGTTTTGTACACCATTTCGCCACAGCAGCTGATCAGCTAGCCGCCGCCGGGCCGCGAACCTTAGCCGCCACCATGGGTCGTATGCACAGCAGAGGGTAGCTTTTTTTGGTCCTCACTTTCGCTCGATTGTCCCTGTTTACGGTTATAACTATTGAAACTGCATTTTATCGATTGTTTCAGTAAGGGTATTTCAGCGTCGGCACTTCCGTACAAGAGGACGCCCCCGAGCTGGCTCAAAATCTCATCCCAGGATGTACGTCATTAATGTGCCTTTTTTCCCGTTCTTCTAATCAGAAGATTTTCTCATTAGCACTTCATTAGattgatattaatattcaaTGCCTGTTGTGTTTATTTGAACTTCAAAATGAAATGTTGAACAATGTGATGCTTTATTGTTATATGCTCTGTGATAACATGTTATTATTGTTTTTGTGTAATCTTTCTCGTCGGTATTTCAGGGCATTGATGAACTGCATAATTAGGTAATCATGTATCTTTTGTTAGCTAATTTGTCTTGTGGTGAACAATTACCTCTATGGGATGGGTTTTGTCTAGACATACTAGTAGGTGTTCGTGTAATGTTGTAGGATATGTCACAATCTTAATAATCTCTGCTACTTTCATTGGACGGCTGATGGTGAAACAGCGGAGATAAGATTAAGGCTTCGTAAGCATAACTGGCataattttgaagttatgaattTCAATTGTTTACAGTTTATATCTTAGTCATGATTTTCTCATAGTCTTTCTTGTTAAGTTCATAATTCTCATCATCTAGTGTTTGTTATAGTAATTCTCTTCCACATTGTTGCTGCATTTCGTATGATTGTCATTTAACCATGATTCTGTGTTCTTTGAGTATTGCTTTGAATACAGGATGGTTATGTATCTTTGTTTGTTAGCCCCCAGTCCTCAAAAAGGAACATGCCAAATTTGTTTCTAGACTACCCCCTACATAGATGTAGTTGAAGTTAATTGTTATAAACTATTTTTGCATGCTGACACATGCTATTATTGTTATTAGATTTCATACATTTCTCTAATAGCAGATTTATTCAGACAGCTCATGTTTATCTCCTGATTCAGGTTGAAGAAAACATTTGTAAGTTTGCCAAAAAGGGCTTGACACCATCCCAGATCGGTGTTATTCTTCGTGATTCTCATGGCATTGCCCAGGTGAAGAGTGTCACTGGCAGCAAGATCTTGAGGATTCTCAAGGGCCATGGTATGTTTGTTCAGTGTCTCATGTTTTCTTCTCATCATAATTGTTAAATGTTGCAAGAGTCTAACTGTTTCCTGTACACAGGGCTTGCTCCTGAGATTCCTGAGGATTTGTACCACCTTATTAAGAAGGCTGTTGCCATCAGGAAGCATCTTGAGAGGAATAGGAAGGACAAGGATTCCAAGTTTAGGCTCATTCTTGTTGAGAGCAGGATCCACAGGCTCGCTCGCTACTATAAGAAGACCAAGAAGCTTCCACCTGTCTGGAAGTAGTAAGTTCATCTTGACTTTTGATAACTAGGCGATTTCTGTAAAGTATTCGTAAGCCACCATCACGTGGTGACTGCACAAATGATGTGGCTCATGCTTATATCTTTCTGTGTTCAATGAGCACTGAGTAACTTGGTTGGTTTCTTTGCAGTGAATCTACCACCGCCAGCACTCTCGTGGCCTAGAAGAGAATTTACTGGAGACTAGGATTTGTTAATCAAGTCCTATCTCAGTATAGGAGAGGTCCTACTAGAATCTCTGTTATCGAAGACACTTTTCCTTAGTTGTTGAGGCATGTTTTGATATATGACGAGTTTAATGGATCTCTTACATTGTGAAAGGCTGCTACTCATTGTGCTATTTATTTTCCCCTCGTCGTATACTTTGCTGGGTAATTATTTATGTTGCTTGTGATGTTTGCAAGATGCATCCACCGCCTCCATGAGCTCCTGCATTCTTTCATAGCATACAGGCGCAACCGTGCATTCTCAGTTCGTAATCAACTCTTGTTTTGTGTGAGAAGATTAATAAGTAGTATGTGTTGCACATGATTGAATATTTGGAGAATTAGATGTTAAGAAACTATTTTGAAATAGGTTATGAATATTGTGCTCTTGGCGACAGTCTTTCTTGAAACATTTGCTCATGCAATAAAATGTTGGCCTTTTTTGGAACCTTCATAATAAAAGGCTGATTTCAAGAGATCTGAAAATTGAGCTTATCCTAATCTAATTTAGTGCATCTACTTCAGAAGGATGGTTACTAGTATATCAAACATCAATCCAACCATCATGAAATCAAGAGGTCCTTCAATAGATGCCAAGAAAACACTCAAGATATCCATACCGACCACTTAAAAACTGATGCCCATCTATATGGCTGCAGCTGTTACTGGTTTGTTTATTCAATGTTTATGGTAACCACCTTTTTCGGTCTTCCTCTCGTGGATTGCTCCTGATTGAAGCTCCTGCTTCTGTTTGTGTGCGACAGCTCTTGCAATGGATCGGATGAGCTTCTCCAGGCTGCCAATGGACCAAGCCTATTGCTATGCATCCCTGTCACACACGGAACATCATCACAAGTGTTAGCATGCCTAGAAGCTGGGTTGTAGTTCTTGATATCACCATCATGTCACAGATATCAACTGTGAGGATCAGCTTTTAGTTTTCAGCCATTTTCAACTTTATAGCCTTACATATGCGCAAACACAAGACCCCTGATAATTAGAACAACTTATATTACCTGAGATATTAGGAAAATCAAATGAATCAGTCCTACCACGGAAGTGATTGTCCGCAACGCCTCCCCATGCTTTTTCAAAGCTGTCAAGCTCATCTGCAATAAAGCATTACATCAGCAACCTGCTACTGAGCAGAAATGGGTGCACCATCTCTGTTTTGTACACAACTAACCTTCATTTAGGTTTTGTAGAGTCTGCACACTTTCCACTTTACCATCCAAACCAAGCGTCCTTAGACTGAATGCCCCTGCAGAACATATGCAACGGTCAACAGATCCCAACACACCATCACCTCTATGTACAATTACTTCATGTTAACGTTGGAAGAGACAGCTAGAATCACGTTGTATGTTAGGCATGCTAGCTTCAGCTGTAAATCATGCATGAACTTTATCTGAaaatttgagaagaaaaaacaaCTAAACTTCACAGGGTCGAGCTCCACTATATTGCCCAATTTTGAGAAAGTAACCTAATGTCAAAGATTTAAATAAACAGAATTTTCTGCCTCGTCTCAAAAGAGTAACAGTGCAGGTAAACTAACCCTATCATGCAAGTGTTGTAAAATTCTGTGTATACTATATCTCTGATAATGTATGCTCACCTTATCATGAATTCCTCTGGAGACCTTGTGGGCTGCTTGACCTGTCGTTCGATCAGCCTGCTTGCTCTCTTCCCATGTCACCTGAAGAGGAAAAATTGTAGTATTAGAAATAAACAAACAACATGGAAAACCCAGACTTAGCAAATGTTATAGACGTACTCCATCGCTTCCCGTCCTACGAGAAGTTGTTGCTGTATAATATGATCCGTTGATCCCACCATATGTCACCTTCTGGAAGCTTACACTGTGAGACCATGGTTTCTCTGGTTCCACTTTGATCTGATTTGCACTGGATGACACGTCCCTTAGTTTTCTGGGACTCTTTCCATAATCTGTCATTTAGATCTGTCATCAGCACATGAACTTCATTCTGCAGGATTCAAAAACCAAGACACATCTATTTACCATCATCCTGATCATCCGGATGCTCAACAAGTGGATTGTTATTTGCCCAAGAGGGACTACGAACATCATTCTCCTCATCTTCAGCATCACTGTCCAGCTCTTCTATCACTAGTCCTTTTGATCTGCTCATAGGCTGCACGTTACCAGGATTACCGGAGCTTATCTTGCCCGAGCCAAAAAAGGCCCCATGGGGACGAGAAAAGAAAGGATCATCAAAAGGATCCTTCCCTCCAAATATGCTGGGAAACATGCTTCCATGGAAACCAGTGCTATCAAAACCGTCGAGCTGCCTACCAGCAGCTCTGGACTCCTCTCTCACTTCTTCTCTGTCACCTTTCATTGTGCTTGCACTTGCACTTCCCTATAAGTTTCAGTAAATGTTTCAAAAACGGTGGAGCAAACTATATTTCTAATGCTATGACTGACAACTAATGGAAATAAATTTCATATGCATAAAGAATGACTTCAACCCCAAGTGTTTGTAGTATTTCCAGAAACAAGATCACAAATATGTTCTCTTACTTGAACGGAATCATAAACAAACCAGTTTGAGCTCCAAATGCATCGGTACAGAGACTGCAAAAATTAAAGACATAAACCTAGCAATCCCACACATAGCAACCCTGTGCAAGAGCCATCAACCATTCAACAAAGCAACGCAATAAGCATGCGCAGCACAAAATCTCGAAATTAAAGGTATATCCAATCTTCCACATGCTCTAGGAAAAAACAACTCAACTCATAATTGCGAGCTCATCTCGGTTAATAATCATCTTCTCtcagaaaaaaaattgtaatataGCAACACCATCCGGAAACAACAAGCACAGAAGATCAAATCAAGCTCACCGTTCGTTGATAACGTGGAAACGAAAAGGCAATTTACGCGCGATCATCCACGATATCAAGGTATTAGTCAAAATTGCAGCAGCGAGTAGTAATTATAAACACACGCACGAATCATAAGCGAATAACGAATCGGAAATATAGGATGAATTCATTGCGCAGTTACCTATTTTCAGCCTCTGGATCGGAATGAGAGAGAAATTGAATATCGAGAAGTGAGAGCGAAACTTTTCCCGAGCTCAAAGGAACATATATAGCCGTGACGCTGACACGTGTCAGATTTGTGCTGCGCCTAGATTGTTCCCGTGCTTTctcaaaattcgaattttacGTTGCATGTTTTTCTACTTTATATTTAGAATGTAGCAGCATCCTGATTTTTCGATTTTGTGACGCcgtttaatattaaaatatcttGATCTTAGaataattacaaaaaattatttacataatattaaattttttgctTTATAAAAAATTCGTCAAAAAACTTCCAGATCGAATTGCCCCTAGAGCTTGGAGGCTTCGAAAATTTTTTGACTGGACACGTTAAACAAAAATGGAGACATCGGTAcgaatttataattaaattattgttggGATTTTTTAagctaaaataattattaggatATACGGTAAAATAGTTAATGTTGCACATGTTAGTCCTTCAAAGAAAAATAGATATGACGACGTTTTTCTTTCaagagtcaaaatataaatcaataCATATAAAAGAAAGAGGAGCAAGATTGACAAAAGTGGAATTTCACTATAATACAGGGGTACTTGGTGTCAATACGCATAATCCTAAAGATTAATCTACATTTGGAAAGAACAAGGCTTACATGTTACAACAATTTTGGGTTGGCCTGCCACGTCACCACAGTCAGCAATCTTGTATCATAGATAGCCATGTCTTCTCTAACCCCCATGCATCAATATATCATTCTCATCTATAATCCTAATCACAGCTCCCACCCATCAAACTCTTCTTCTGCACCATTCTCAGCTGATACTTCTGCACGAGGCAGCCGCTGTAAAAATTCTGTGGAAAAACAGAACCCCCTAGCTCACGGCACCAGCAACTTTAAACAAGATGTCATAATCTATGATGTTTTTGTGGCTATCATCCATCTCAGAATTCTTGGGCACCTAGTTCGGGCTTCGAAGGGTATTCGAGGCCATGGAGGGCGGGCATACGTCTCAGATCTTCTTCAGAGTAACCAGGCATAAACCAGAACTTCCTATCCATCCCAAACACCTATCACAGAACAAGCAGTCGTATAAGATACGCGCAAAAACCTAAGGCAGTGTTTAAGAAGATGTGTATTGTTGCAAATGTATGTTGAAGAATTGAAATCGACTATTTTTAATTGTCATTTTAACTTCATGTCTAGAAGGGACAAGTACAGTTGGAAGTGTTACTCCAGAGGACACTATAGTGAAAATTTATAGCCTTACCTGCTCAAAGTTCCTTTTTCTCCCAAGATCATAACGCCATTTTGGAGAAGACTTTTTCTCATAAGCCTACggtaaaaaaatcaacaaaacgTCAGCATCATTACCTCACATAAATCCAAATTATGAAATGAGAAGAAAGAAAGCAAAAATCATGTcaagtaatttttaaaaaaataataacagtGACAATTGCATGCTTCAGAGGAATATAACCAAAAGGATGGAAGCAGTAAATAAGGAGCTTTAGGAAGTAGCTCCTGAAAGTATAGCATTGAAATACAGGTGTACATTCAACATATCCTGAAAGTTACATCAAAACTTGGTGTATCAGCACTGTCCCATGAGGATGAGACATTTGCTTATTCTTGATCTTGAATTATCCAAACAAAAAGAAGGTGAAGTACCTCAATAGTTGTAGTGTTGGCAGCCACCAATGATATGTGCAGAATTAGGAATCCCATTACACTCAACGCAAATGCCAAATTCAGGACTGCAAACATTAGATATATCACAGccgaatatataaaaaaactaggAAAGGAAAGAAGAGGAGAGGTTGCCATACCAAATGCAAGAAATGTGGTTGCAAGAGTTCCAGGAGTTCCAGGGATCTCTCCATCACTAAAGAATGCAATGAAGTGTGGGAGTAATGACAAAGTCACAAGGCTAGTCTCAAGGAATGTGTAGAACtgcaaagaaaaaagaaaattataatgTAATCAATGCCATCAAGCGAATCGAATATAGATGCAGAGCCTTCACAAGATCCACACAATCCCAGATCATATTCATTTCCATGCCACAGATGAAAAAAACCCTTAGGTGACAACACTAATTATAATGGTGGAAATGCAATGGACAAAAAATCCTGTGCCGAAGCTATATTATGACCAACAGCGTTTGTAAGCTTAGTAATCTATTGACGATTAACATAAATGTCAGGTTTGGAAAATGTCAGCCAGTACAACACTCAGAAAGTTAAAATACAATACCAGGAAGAGGAGGAAATTTTTGTAGTTTAGTGCCCCCACACAATTGACAACCCAAACACAATGATGGTCCATCTTCAGTACACACCTCCCACCTAAGATGTTAATCCAACAAAAACACATCAGTCATGGAAAAAACAATATTGAAATCTAACAATCTCCAAGGATTTATGCAAGAAGCACTAACAAACAGAGCAGTGATGGCAGCGAGGTGGCTTCAATTGGTTGCACTTTCTACAAAAGCGAATTCTACCATTTTCGGTATCAGGTGGAAATTCTGATGCAGTCAATGGATCATTATCTCCCCTTTCTTCATCTGCTGCCGGCCGCCAATTTGGAGGTACAGTGCCTGGGTCCGTAAAGACAACCGAAAAATAACTCCATAACAGCATAACCAACTGCAGAAGGAATGTTATTAGCGATTTATTTCATTGAATGTGCCATGCAGCAATATGTCACTTGTCCAATTTATAGAAAATTCAAACTTGATAGGCAAAAAGAATTACAGTATTCCACTGctgttataaaatataaatcagTACATCAAATTGGACAGATAGAACACTAACTTCAACTCAAACAATGACTAGTTCAATTTCCAATAGTCATCAATCTAGTGGACATTGTTGAATTCATAAACTTGCCGAACAGAATACAAATATTATACACCCACCAAATTGTTTCTACCTGATCGAAAAGATCTTTATACCACATGAATCAAGACCATTAATAATCGATTGTTTTCCACGATGCTCACTCCCATTAAATCAAAGACAAAACGGTCATTATCTACACTTATCAAGTCCACGCACCAATGTGAAATAGTTGATCTTGTACAGCAGAAAATAACACAACCCAGAGGAAGATctataaatccatttaaaaaaatCCCCGTAATAGTCCAGTGAACTAAAATTGAAGAAACGAACAGATCAAACTCCAACAAACATTGACTTCCAAATTTCACAGACAGGGGAGCATCAGATTTTGAAACAATGAAAAATCCTATATTTGATTACCAGAAAATGGAACATCGTGAGGACGACGAAAGCGATGAGTGAATCGAGGCCGCCGGCAGCGAGTCCAGGGCCGTAATTAGTGATCACCACCGCGTAATAGCTGACGCCGACGACGCCGAGAACCAGTAAAATCATGATCGAGCCGAGCCCCCGCAGCGCAGTACAGAACTTGAACACGTTCCACGCCATCGCGGCACCAGATCTATGCATAATAATTGTTTGATTATTCGATTACCAAATCCAAATTAGCTACAGGAAACAGAAGGCGAGATGAAAATTCAGTGAATTGAGCTTCTGAATTGGCGTTATTTCGGGGGTTTGGTTAGGGTTTATGGATCCCGCCTAGCGTGTATGAATCCTGCGACGGTGGAAGCCATGCGTgaaataaagagagagagagggagggagagaaaAATTAGTGGGGCGATTTTACAATTTGCTTCTTTTTTCCGgttaaatatataaatgtgtgctgcaagatttaagaaattaaggtttttgaaaaaaaaaatttgagagACCGGTGAAAATGATTAATTGGTTGGTCAATTTGTGTTGCAATCATTTTGCCAAGTtgaacaaaatatttaaaatctgAAATTCCTttgaaataaattgaaatttgaaatttagatggaatttttttaatattaggaTGTTCGGATGGATTACTAAAATAAATCGGatatattaaaattcaaaataaatttaataaatattgtaCTTCCTCCTTCCTCTTcagattttaggagatattgttttgtatgttaaatggtgagtaaaaatatatttttatatattgatgagagagaaaactttttttcataaaaaagtGACATTTTTCGTAGGATAAATTAAAAGGAGAGAGTATGACATCTACTTTAAGACAAATGAGTATCTATTAAATTTTGGATATTGGTAttaaatttttggattttcagatttttggtgttaaatttttggaattttgaatTTGGACCGATTTCATAAAACTTCATATTTTCGGATCGGATAGAATTAGGCAAAAATCCAGTATAAACTCTGAATGTCCACCCTTACATATAAGTTGGAATGAATTGATAATATTAATATGTGTTGTTGATGTGTATATTATACGtataggtggcgttcggttgtcatgactaatatcatgagattatccatctaggattaagttgtgggattattttagttgaaaggaggaggctatgactaattatcatgagactatacatctaggattaagttgaagggttcaattttacgaaccaaacatgatacatatttaatcatgagatttaatcttgctaACCGAACACCCATAATGTATTCATAGTTGGTTTAAAACAATATGGGTACTCGCACATTTAAATTCGTACTATCTATAAAGATATAACTAcgtataaattaaaaagaaaaaacgcAGCAATGCACTCATATAATTATGCAGAACAATATAAAATGTAGTACACCTTTTCTGCTTTTCATATGCCTAGCCTATTTCATGCGTAAATAATTAGATCAtgtttaattaatactcctaagTCTTGGTCAAAATGTAGAAAACTTCTAAGAAGTATC
It contains:
- the LOC121784637 gene encoding 40S ribosomal protein S13; this encodes MGRMHSRGKGISASALPYKRTPPSWLKISSQDVEENICKFAKKGLTPSQIGVILRDSHGIAQVKSVTGSKILRILKGHGLAPEIPEDLYHLIKKAVAIRKHLERNRKDKDSKFRLILVESRIHRLARYYKKTKKLPPVWKYESTTASTLVA
- the LOC121784611 gene encoding uncharacterized protein LOC121784611; protein product: MKGDREEVREESRAAGRQLDGFDSTGFHGSMFPSIFGGKDPFDDPFFSRPHGAFFGSGKISSGNPGNVQPMSRSKGLVIEELDSDAEDEENDVRSPSWANNNPLVEHPDDQDDDYGKSPRKLRDVSSSANQIKVEPEKPWSHSVSFQKVTYGGINGSYYTATTSRRTGSDGVTWEESKQADRTTGQAAHKVSRGIHDKGHSV
- the LOC121759668 gene encoding probable protein S-acyltransferase 14 — translated: MHRSGAAMAWNVFKFCTALRGLGSIMILLVLGVVGVSYYAVVITNYGPGLAAGGLDSLIAFVVLTMFHFLLVMLLWSYFSVVFTDPGTVPPNWRPAADEERGDNDPLTASEFPPDTENGRIRFCRKCNQLKPPRCHHCSVCGRCVLKMDHHCVWVVNCVGALNYKNFLLFLFYTFLETSLVTLSLLPHFIAFFSDGEIPGTPGTLATTFLAFVLNLAFALSVMGFLILHISLVAANTTTIEAYEKKSSPKWRYDLGRKRNFEQVFGMDRKFWFMPGYSEEDLRRMPALHGLEYPSKPELGAQEF